In Plodia interpunctella isolate USDA-ARS_2022_Savannah chromosome 17, ilPloInte3.2, whole genome shotgun sequence, one genomic interval encodes:
- the LOC128677015 gene encoding putative helicase mov-10-B.1 isoform X1 has product MEETNKKGNRIFCEVCGVVDEFYDENAEVFHDNTPKHICNTILYDCKKNKKSFSKNRDGIIIYGSAQSQAHGNAVTDNVEKSDHQKIRINVKPGQSARFSFSMANDMRNEDVLVVGILMAHPQPNFVANDHPYVFGEEPHTLAKKQSIPNAVAIDFMASDIGQYEMPVIFTFFKPSEERSLIFMREMVVYVQENPLSYIPTRSPYNSEHWAKPDHFIRSTNVIQQQMFKVPKLLKILFPRGLNEDSLEGLHLPREELNQLRVVLIDTRAILEEGITKENYMIYFHHLLWWEEVIERINLRKYNMTMVKLEKVGDLYMLEVPGLAEKRPSLLRGDRVVIRPVENTTVHFESYIKSLEDCKIHLAGFDDNFHSHFSPDADFDVRFLMSRVPLERMHEAVSKLHSSKQVCRVFPVPNNKPVKLKTIDRFYNKLIKDNSEQRSAVQHIVSGTAGKAPYIVFGPPGTGKTMTIVEAIIQIVVSNPRNRVMVCTDSNMAADHIAVMLLHYNKTLNITNYLLRANSQSREWSVMPPVLAPVSNGTSYENFYSVSNVQMASYRIVITTLSHAAKYASPRNQTSHKVQMTHLFIDEAAQASEPATLVPICGLLAPSGKLVLAGDPQQLGPVCISREAQHRGLGTSLLERLHRTYKNLYSNDNNYITMLIKNFRSDPDILAIPNRLFYNDNLVAQAERDALSALGVLGGARGRRALLFHAVHSVEQRMGNAPSYFNERELDMVKRYIKALVTQHQVLPEDIGVIAPYIRQVYKVKGWLTNENYEKIEVGTVESFQGKEKRVIIVTTVRANCKLLDYDAKYSLGFLVDDKRFNVTLTRAKAKLIIIGNPACLVRDRKWREYMDLCREYDCYFGEESQQLERTAALHLEVKSRLNKARILETLNMMKEEKNKKDKKNKKKNIV; this is encoded by the exons ATGGAGGAAACAAATAAgaaag gtaACAGAATCTTCTGTGAAGTATGTGGTGTAGTGGATGAGTTTTACGATGAGAATGCTGAGGTGTTCCATGATAACACCCCAAAACATATCTGCAACACAATTCTCTATGActgtaagaaaaataa AAAAAGCTTCAGCAAGAATAGAGATGGAATTATTATCTATGGCTCGGCTCAAAGTCAAGCGCATGGCAATGCTGTCACTGACAACGTCGAAAAAAGCGACCATCAGAAAATCAGAATCAAT GTGAAGCCTGGGCAATCGGCAAGGTTCTCGTTCAGTATGGCCAACGACATGCGTAATGAAGATGTGCTTGTGGTGGGGATATTGATGGCTCATCCTCAGCCCAATTTTGTGGCTAATGACCACCCTTATGTGTTTGGGGAGGAACCGCACACCTTGGCTAAAA aaCAGAGCATCCCAAATGCAGTGGCGATAGATTTCATGGCCTCTGATATAGGACAGTATGAAATGCCTgttatatttactttcttCAAACCTAGTGAGGAAAGGAGTTTAATTTTCATGCGCGAAatg GTGGTTTATGTCCAAGAAAACCCATTATCATACATTCCAACTAGGAGTCCATATAACAGCGAGCATTGGGCTAAGCCAGATCATTTCATCAGATCTACCaatgt GATTCAACAACAAATGTTCAAAGTACCGAAACTCCTTAAAATCCTCTTCCCTCGAGGTTTGAACGAGGACTCGTTGGAAGGACTTCATCTGCCCCGTGAGGAGCTCAACCAACTGAGAGTGGTACTCATTGACACCAG agCTATTCTTGAAGAAGGAATTaccaaagaaaattatatgatatatttcCATCATTTACTTTGGTGGGAAGAAGTTATTGAGAGAATTAATTTGAGA aAATACAACATGACTATGGTGAAGCTGGAGAAAGTGGGAGACTTGTATATGTTGGAAGTTCCTGGATTAGCGGAAAAGCGGCCATCTTTATTGCGtg GCGATCGAGTAGTAATACGCCCCGTAGAAAACACCACGGTTCATTTCGAAAGCTACATCAAGAGTTTGGAAGACTGCAAAATTCACTTGGCTGGATTTGATGACAA CTTCCACAGCCACTTCAGCCCGGACGCGGACTTCGACGTGCGCTTCCTGATGTCCCGCGTGCCGCTGGAGAGGATGCACGAGGCCGTGTCCAAGCTGCACTCCAGCAAGCAGGTCTGCCGCGTCTTCCCCGTGCCCAACAACAAGCCCGTCAAACTGAAGACTATAGACAG ATTCTACAACAAGCTGATAAAAGACAACTCTGAGCAGCGGTCGGCGGTGCAGCACATAGTGTCGGGCACGGCGGGCAAGGCGCCCTACATCGTGTTCGGGCCGCCCGGCACCGGCAAGACCATGACCATCGTGGAGGCCATCATACAG ATAGTGGTGAGCAACCCGCGCAACCGCGTGATGGTGTGCACGGACTCCAACATGGCGGCCGACCACATCGCCGTCATGCTGCTGCACTACAACAAGACCCTCAACATCACCAACTATCTGCTAAGAGCCAACTCACAGTCCAGGGAATG GTCAGTGATGCCGCCGGTGCTGGCGCCCGTGTCCAACGGGACCAGCTATGAGAACTTCTATTCTGTCAGCAATGTACAGATGGCCTCGTACAGGATCGTCATCACTACGCTCTCGCACGCCGCCAAATACGCTTC ACCCCGAAACCAAACATCCCATAAGGTGCAAATGACTCACCTGTTCATCGACGAAGCTGCGCAAGCGTCGGAGCCGGCGACGCTGGTGCCGATCTGCGGGCTGCTGGCGCCCAGCGGCAAGCTGGTGCTGGCCGGCGACCCCCAGCAGCTGGGGCCCGTCTGCATCTCCAGGGAGGCCCAGCACAGGGGGCTGG GCACTTCTCTGTTGGAGCGACTGCATCGAACATATAAGAACCTTTACTCTaatgacaataattatatcacGATGCTCATCAAAAACTTCCGTTCCGACCCCGACATCCTCGCCATTCCTAACCGCCTCTTCTACAACGATAACTTGGTG GCGCAGGCGGAGCGCGACGCGCTGAGCGCGCTGGGCGTGCTGGGCGGCGCTCGCGGCCGCCGCGCGCTGCTGTTCCACGCCGTGCACTCCGTCGAGCAGCGCATGGGCAACGCGCCCAG TTACTTCAATGAGCGCGAGCTGGACATGGTGAAGAGATATATCAAGGCGCTGGTGACGCAGCACCAGGTGCTACCCGAGGACATCGGCGTCATCGCGCCTTACATCCGGCAG GTGTACAAAGTCAAAGGCTGGCTGACAAACGAGAACTACGAGAAGATCGAAGTGGGCACGGTGGAGTCGTTCCAGGGCAAGGAGAAGCGCGTCATCATCGTGACCACCGTCCGCGCCAACTGCAAGCTGCTGGACTACGACGCCAAGTACAGCCTCGGCTTCCTCGTCGATGATAAG AGATTCAACGTAACCCTGACCAGAGCGAAGGCCAAGCTGATTATAATCGGCAACCCAGCGTGCCTCGTGCGCGACCGCAAGTGGCGCGAGTACATGGACCTCTGTCGCGAGTACGACTGCTACTTCGGAGAGGAGTCGCAGCAGCTGGAGAGAACTGCTGCCTTGCATCTCGAGGTCAAGTCCAGGTTGAACAAAGCTCGGATCTTGGAAACTCTAAACATGatgaaagaagaaaagaataaaaaagataagaaaaataagaaaaagaatatCGTTTAG
- the LOC128677015 gene encoding putative helicase mov-10-B.1 isoform X2, with protein sequence MANDMRNEDVLVVGILMAHPQPNFVANDHPYVFGEEPHTLAKKQSIPNAVAIDFMASDIGQYEMPVIFTFFKPSEERSLIFMREMVVYVQENPLSYIPTRSPYNSEHWAKPDHFIRSTNVIQQQMFKVPKLLKILFPRGLNEDSLEGLHLPREELNQLRVVLIDTRAILEEGITKENYMIYFHHLLWWEEVIERINLRKYNMTMVKLEKVGDLYMLEVPGLAEKRPSLLRGDRVVIRPVENTTVHFESYIKSLEDCKIHLAGFDDNFHSHFSPDADFDVRFLMSRVPLERMHEAVSKLHSSKQVCRVFPVPNNKPVKLKTIDRFYNKLIKDNSEQRSAVQHIVSGTAGKAPYIVFGPPGTGKTMTIVEAIIQIVVSNPRNRVMVCTDSNMAADHIAVMLLHYNKTLNITNYLLRANSQSREWSVMPPVLAPVSNGTSYENFYSVSNVQMASYRIVITTLSHAAKYASPRNQTSHKVQMTHLFIDEAAQASEPATLVPICGLLAPSGKLVLAGDPQQLGPVCISREAQHRGLGTSLLERLHRTYKNLYSNDNNYITMLIKNFRSDPDILAIPNRLFYNDNLVAQAERDALSALGVLGGARGRRALLFHAVHSVEQRMGNAPSYFNERELDMVKRYIKALVTQHQVLPEDIGVIAPYIRQVYKVKGWLTNENYEKIEVGTVESFQGKEKRVIIVTTVRANCKLLDYDAKYSLGFLVDDKRFNVTLTRAKAKLIIIGNPACLVRDRKWREYMDLCREYDCYFGEESQQLERTAALHLEVKSRLNKARILETLNMMKEEKNKKDKKNKKKNIV encoded by the exons ATGGCCAACGACATGCGTAATGAAGATGTGCTTGTGGTGGGGATATTGATGGCTCATCCTCAGCCCAATTTTGTGGCTAATGACCACCCTTATGTGTTTGGGGAGGAACCGCACACCTTGGCTAAAA aaCAGAGCATCCCAAATGCAGTGGCGATAGATTTCATGGCCTCTGATATAGGACAGTATGAAATGCCTgttatatttactttcttCAAACCTAGTGAGGAAAGGAGTTTAATTTTCATGCGCGAAatg GTGGTTTATGTCCAAGAAAACCCATTATCATACATTCCAACTAGGAGTCCATATAACAGCGAGCATTGGGCTAAGCCAGATCATTTCATCAGATCTACCaatgt GATTCAACAACAAATGTTCAAAGTACCGAAACTCCTTAAAATCCTCTTCCCTCGAGGTTTGAACGAGGACTCGTTGGAAGGACTTCATCTGCCCCGTGAGGAGCTCAACCAACTGAGAGTGGTACTCATTGACACCAG agCTATTCTTGAAGAAGGAATTaccaaagaaaattatatgatatatttcCATCATTTACTTTGGTGGGAAGAAGTTATTGAGAGAATTAATTTGAGA aAATACAACATGACTATGGTGAAGCTGGAGAAAGTGGGAGACTTGTATATGTTGGAAGTTCCTGGATTAGCGGAAAAGCGGCCATCTTTATTGCGtg GCGATCGAGTAGTAATACGCCCCGTAGAAAACACCACGGTTCATTTCGAAAGCTACATCAAGAGTTTGGAAGACTGCAAAATTCACTTGGCTGGATTTGATGACAA CTTCCACAGCCACTTCAGCCCGGACGCGGACTTCGACGTGCGCTTCCTGATGTCCCGCGTGCCGCTGGAGAGGATGCACGAGGCCGTGTCCAAGCTGCACTCCAGCAAGCAGGTCTGCCGCGTCTTCCCCGTGCCCAACAACAAGCCCGTCAAACTGAAGACTATAGACAG ATTCTACAACAAGCTGATAAAAGACAACTCTGAGCAGCGGTCGGCGGTGCAGCACATAGTGTCGGGCACGGCGGGCAAGGCGCCCTACATCGTGTTCGGGCCGCCCGGCACCGGCAAGACCATGACCATCGTGGAGGCCATCATACAG ATAGTGGTGAGCAACCCGCGCAACCGCGTGATGGTGTGCACGGACTCCAACATGGCGGCCGACCACATCGCCGTCATGCTGCTGCACTACAACAAGACCCTCAACATCACCAACTATCTGCTAAGAGCCAACTCACAGTCCAGGGAATG GTCAGTGATGCCGCCGGTGCTGGCGCCCGTGTCCAACGGGACCAGCTATGAGAACTTCTATTCTGTCAGCAATGTACAGATGGCCTCGTACAGGATCGTCATCACTACGCTCTCGCACGCCGCCAAATACGCTTC ACCCCGAAACCAAACATCCCATAAGGTGCAAATGACTCACCTGTTCATCGACGAAGCTGCGCAAGCGTCGGAGCCGGCGACGCTGGTGCCGATCTGCGGGCTGCTGGCGCCCAGCGGCAAGCTGGTGCTGGCCGGCGACCCCCAGCAGCTGGGGCCCGTCTGCATCTCCAGGGAGGCCCAGCACAGGGGGCTGG GCACTTCTCTGTTGGAGCGACTGCATCGAACATATAAGAACCTTTACTCTaatgacaataattatatcacGATGCTCATCAAAAACTTCCGTTCCGACCCCGACATCCTCGCCATTCCTAACCGCCTCTTCTACAACGATAACTTGGTG GCGCAGGCGGAGCGCGACGCGCTGAGCGCGCTGGGCGTGCTGGGCGGCGCTCGCGGCCGCCGCGCGCTGCTGTTCCACGCCGTGCACTCCGTCGAGCAGCGCATGGGCAACGCGCCCAG TTACTTCAATGAGCGCGAGCTGGACATGGTGAAGAGATATATCAAGGCGCTGGTGACGCAGCACCAGGTGCTACCCGAGGACATCGGCGTCATCGCGCCTTACATCCGGCAG GTGTACAAAGTCAAAGGCTGGCTGACAAACGAGAACTACGAGAAGATCGAAGTGGGCACGGTGGAGTCGTTCCAGGGCAAGGAGAAGCGCGTCATCATCGTGACCACCGTCCGCGCCAACTGCAAGCTGCTGGACTACGACGCCAAGTACAGCCTCGGCTTCCTCGTCGATGATAAG AGATTCAACGTAACCCTGACCAGAGCGAAGGCCAAGCTGATTATAATCGGCAACCCAGCGTGCCTCGTGCGCGACCGCAAGTGGCGCGAGTACATGGACCTCTGTCGCGAGTACGACTGCTACTTCGGAGAGGAGTCGCAGCAGCTGGAGAGAACTGCTGCCTTGCATCTCGAGGTCAAGTCCAGGTTGAACAAAGCTCGGATCTTGGAAACTCTAAACATGatgaaagaagaaaagaataaaaaagataagaaaaataagaaaaagaatatCGTTTAG
- the LOC128677020 gene encoding uncharacterized protein LOC128677020 isoform X2, whose translation MSSQGVFSSDQASSSNNISNISELPRSMHPAMCALLLAGCCLAHYHGGYEARSNLIEREEPQDDLDGDLVECPVCVGSSNSEWLPSNEVCPIVRGDKRYKRCQLGTYVNTVCDNRLDCYRGPKEQCTEKMDFDIYGQKCAPGYYCNKYLGVCTGLEYNVESKTQWLLNPHHRYPLRARRSI comes from the exons ATGTCAAGCCAAGGAGTCTTCAGTTCAGATCAAGCATCTTCTTCAAACAACATCTCAAATATTTCTG AACTCCCAAGAAGCATGCATCCTGCGATGTGCGCGCTGCTGCTGGCGGGGTGCTGCCTGGCCCACTACCACGGTGGCTACGAGGCCCGCTCCAACCTCATAGAAAGAGAAGAACCGCAGGATGACCTGGATGG ggaCTTGGTGGAGTGTCCCGTGTGCGTGGGTTCCAGCAACAGCGAGTGGCTGCCGAGCAACGAAGTGTGTCCCATCGTGAGGGGGGACAAGAGATACAAACGCTGCCAGCTCGGCACCTACGTCAACACGGTCTGCGACAACCGGCTTGACTGCTACCGG GGTCCAAAAGAACAATGCACAGAGAAAATGGACTTCGATATCTACGGGCAAAAGTGTGCGCCAGGGTACTACTGCAACAAGTACCTGGGTGTATGCACTGGCCTCGAATACAACGTGGAGAGCAAAACCCAGTGGCTTCTCAATCCGCATCATCGGTACCCTCTGAGAGCCCGACGAAGTATCTGA
- the LOC128677020 gene encoding uncharacterized protein LOC128677020 isoform X1, which yields MLLVLLKEKRLYKRMSSQGVFSSDQASSSNNISNISELPRSMHPAMCALLLAGCCLAHYHGGYEARSNLIEREEPQDDLDGDLVECPVCVGSSNSEWLPSNEVCPIVRGDKRYKRCQLGTYVNTVCDNRLDCYRGPKEQCTEKMDFDIYGQKCAPGYYCNKYLGVCTGLEYNVESKTQWLLNPHHRYPLRARRSI from the exons CTAGTACTTCTGAAGGAGAAAAGGCTGTATAAAAGGATGTCAAGCCAAGGAGTCTTCAGTTCAGATCAAGCATCTTCTTCAAACAACATCTCAAATATTTCTG AACTCCCAAGAAGCATGCATCCTGCGATGTGCGCGCTGCTGCTGGCGGGGTGCTGCCTGGCCCACTACCACGGTGGCTACGAGGCCCGCTCCAACCTCATAGAAAGAGAAGAACCGCAGGATGACCTGGATGG ggaCTTGGTGGAGTGTCCCGTGTGCGTGGGTTCCAGCAACAGCGAGTGGCTGCCGAGCAACGAAGTGTGTCCCATCGTGAGGGGGGACAAGAGATACAAACGCTGCCAGCTCGGCACCTACGTCAACACGGTCTGCGACAACCGGCTTGACTGCTACCGG GGTCCAAAAGAACAATGCACAGAGAAAATGGACTTCGATATCTACGGGCAAAAGTGTGCGCCAGGGTACTACTGCAACAAGTACCTGGGTGTATGCACTGGCCTCGAATACAACGTGGAGAGCAAAACCCAGTGGCTTCTCAATCCGCATCATCGGTACCCTCTGAGAGCCCGACGAAGTATCTGA
- the LOC128677018 gene encoding uncharacterized protein LOC128677018, whose amino-acid sequence MGMISRVRGRIRSDSFSKIQTIRSEDKIANIVWLLSLVLLLPYWAPRGLLVALGGAWLMAAYTCLVVPVLISANYKYPARWYPAVAKLAQEAARRLRAPFVSVLGVLKAIYAPLDRAEVMFLQLNNLSTMISQLLIFTACDRLLVSQGQGRLTCLYSLMFYNVVTYSVSYVREICTKEDWSPYVNVTRHSRVKHLAMSATKIVLEWTKAVTFIVTITFVLLTLGLEQGLEHYRPNFFYTLITGVYYLLTERTFLELWPIGLSALKLERLEGMETLYFGVWARGVTTALAIPLVPALAWYERWRLAAFVSYVCVFVHGRHRLGEALARLNEARGSLARFRRATAEELSTLEDVCAVCLGSMRSARVTPCAHFFHADCLRKCLAASDRCPICVRPYVFC is encoded by the exons ATGGGAATGATTTCGCGAGTGCGCGGACGCATAAGAAGTGATTCCTTCTCGAAGATTCAGACAATCAGATCTGAGGACAAAATTGCCAATATAG TATGGCTGCTGTCACTAGTCCTGCTGCTGCCGTACTGGGCACCCCGAGGCTTGCTGGTGGCGCTAGGTGGCGCGTGGCTCATGGCGGCTTACACTTGCCTGGTGGTGCCGGTGCTCATCTCCGCGAACTACAAGTACCCGGCGCGGTGGTACCCGGCCGTGGCTAAGCTTGCACAAG AAGCAGCTCGTCGTCTCCGCGCGCCCTTTGTGTCCGTGCTGGGGGTCCTCAAGGCAATATACGCGCCCCTCGACCGCGCTGAAGTCATGTTCCTGCAACTCAACAATCTGTCCACCATGATCAGCCAG ttgcTAATATTCACGGCGTGTGACCGGCTGCTGGTGTCGCAGGGCCAAGGCAGGCTGACGTGTCTGTACTCCCTCATGTTCTACAACGTGGTCACCTACTCCGTCAGCTACGTCCGCGAGATCTGCACCAAGGAGGACTGGTCGCCATACGTCAACGTCACGCGCCACTCCCGGGTCAAGCACCTCGCCATGTCCGCCACCAAGATCGTGCTCGAGTGGACCAAGGCCGTCACCTTCATTGTCACCATCACCTTCGTTCTCCTTACTCTTGGCCTTGAACAGGGCTTAGAGCACTACCGGCCCAACTTCTTCTACACACTGATCACTGGAGTTTATTATCTGCTTACGGAAAGGACTTTTCTAGAGCTTTGGCCTATTGGCCTTTCCGCGCTGAAGTTGGAAAGGTTGGAGGGGATGGAGACTCTCTACTTCGGAGTGTGGGCACGGGGCGTGACCACAGCTCTGGCGATACCGCTAGTTCCAGCGCTGGCGTGGTACGAGCGCTGGAGGCTGGCTGCGTTCGTGtcatatgtgtgtgtgttcgTTCACGGACGACATCGCCTCGGGGAGGCGCTGGCCAGGCTGAATGAGGCGCGAGGGTCCCTGGCGAGGTTCCGGCGGGCGACGGCCGAGGAGCTGTCCACGCTGGAGGACGTGTGCGCGGTGTGTCTGGGCTCCATGCGTTCGGCCCGCGTCACTCCATGCGCACACTTCTTCCACGCGGACTGTTTGAGGAAGTGCCTGGCAGCATCTGACAGATGCCCCATCTGTGTCAGACCGTACGTTTTCTGCTGA